Proteins encoded together in one Labeo rohita strain BAU-BD-2019 chromosome 21, IGBB_LRoh.1.0, whole genome shotgun sequence window:
- the nf2b gene encoding LOW QUALITY PROTEIN: NF2, moesin-ezrin-radixin like (MERLIN) tumor suppressor b (The sequence of the model RefSeq protein was modified relative to this genomic sequence to represent the inferred CDS: inserted 1 base in 1 codon): MSILGLKKKQPKTFKVKVSTMDAEMEFSCEVKWKGKDLFDLVCRTIGLRETWFFGLRYTVKDTYAWLKPDKRVLDQEVPKDSPITFHFLAKFFPEKVEDELVQEITQHLFFLQVKKQILDEEIFCSPEASVLLASYAVQAKYGDYDPNFHKPGFLAQDELLPKRVLMQYQMTPDMWEEKITAWYAEHRNITRDEAEMEYLKIAQDLEMYGVSYFSITQNKRDTELLLGVDAQGLHIYSPNNKLSPNKSFPWSGIRNISYSEKEFTIKPLDKKKEVFKFYSSQLRVNKLILQLCIGNHDLFMRRRKVDSIEVQQMKAQAKEEKARKKVERQILAREKQMREEAERAKEEMERRLFQLQDEARMANEALLRSEETADXLAEKAQIAEEEAKLLAHKAAEAEQERQRLEVTALKTKEEKRLMEQKMREAEQLAVKLVEQSERRLKEADHLKQDLSEAKDAERRAKQKLLEITKTTYPLIAAYSSPPPPTGPESPEMAVDVGSSIRMDFKDSDMKRLSMEIERERLEYMEKSKHLQDQLKELKSEIESLKLEEQQQAGLYSLRSYAEPPYIPHSNRNSAYMAQMAFYEEV; encoded by the exons ATGTCAATTTTGGGTCTGAAAAAGAAGCAACCAAAGACTTTTAAAGTCAAAGTCAGCACCATGGATGCTGAAATGGAGTTTAGTTGTGAG GTCAAATGGAAAGGGAAAGATTTGTTTGACCTGGTGTGTCGGACTATTGGTTTGAGGGAAACGTGGTTCTTTGGTCTTCGATACACAGTAAAGGACACTTACGCCTGGTTGAAGCCTGATAAACGG GTTCTGGATCAAGAAGTTCCGAAGGACTCTCCGataacatttcattttctgGCCAAATTCTTCCCCGAGAAAGTTGAGGATGAGCTCGTTCAGGAAATTACTCAGCACCTCTTCTTCTTACAA GTCAAAAAGCAGATACTAGATGAGGAGATATTTTGCTCTCCAGAAGCCTCTGTTCTTTTGGCGTCATATGCTGTCCAAGCCAAG TATGGGGATTATGATCCAAACTTTCACAAGCCAGGCTTCTTAGCTCAAGATGAACTCTTGCCCAAAAGA GTGTTGATGCAGTACCAGATGACACCAGACATGTGGGAAGAGAAGATAACAGCTTGGTATGCCGAACACAGAAACATCACAAG gGACGAGGCTGAGATGGAGTATCTAAAAATAGCACAGGATCTAGAGATGTATGGAGTTAGTTACTTTTCTATTACA caaaataagagggacaCAGAGCTGCTGCTTGGAGTCGATGCTCAGGGTCTTCACATCTACAGCCCCAACAACAAGCTCAGCCCCAACAAATCCTTCCCCTGGAGTGGAATCCGAAACATCTCGTACAGCGAGAAAGAG TTTACTATCAAACCATTggacaagaaaaaagaagttTTTAAATTCTACTCGTCTCAGCTCAGAGTTAACAAACTG ATCTTACAGCTGTGTATTGGGAACCATGACCTATTCATGAGGAGAAGGAAAGTGGATTCCATAGAGGTGCAACAGATGAAGGCACAGGCCAAAGAAGAGAAGGCCAGGAAAAAG GTTGAGCGTCAGATTCTTGCACGGGAGAAGCAAATGAGAGAGGAAGCGGAGCGAGCGAAAGAAGAGATGGAGCGTCGCCTGTTCCAGCTTCAGGACGAGGCTCGAATGGCCAATGAAGCTTTA CTGCGCTCCGAGGAGACGGCCG CTTTGGCAGAGAAAGCCCAGATCGCAGAGGAGGAGGCCAAACTACTGGCTCACAAAGCAGCTGAAGCAGAACAGGAGAGGCAGAGGCTGGAGGTCACAGCCCTCAAAACCAAAGAGGAGAAGAGACTGATGGAACAGAAGATGAGAGAAGCAGAACAACTGGCGGTTAAGCTTGTCGAGCAATCAGAGAGGAG ATTGAAGGAGGCAGACCACCTGAAACAGGATCTGAGCGAGGCTAAAGACGCTGAACGGAGGGCGAAGCAGAAACTCCTGGAAATCACCAAAACAACATACCCT TTAATAGCGGCATACTCTAGTCCTCCTCCACCCACTGGGCCAGAGTCTCCAGAAATGGCTGTGGACGTGGGCAGTTCCATCAGAATGGACTTCAAGGACTCGGATATGAAAAGACTGTCAATGGAGATTGAGAGAGAACG GCTAGAGTACATGGAGAAGAGCAAACATCTTCAAGACCAGCTGAAGGAGCTCAAATCAGAGATTGAATCCTTGAAGTTGGAAGAGCAGCAACAGGCTGGACTCTACAGTCTCAGGAGTTACGCTGAACCTCCTTATATTCCCCACAGCAAT AGAAATTCTGCCTACATGGCTCAGATGGCCTTCTACGAGGAAGTGTGA